CCTTCCCCGGATCACCCTTGGAGGCATATGAGCTTGAGGTCTCTCAAACGCAAGGCTGCCTGGAACTATAGTTAGCAGGAACCAATATGGGACATTTCTAATGAGTCAAGAAAGAGGTCATTTCTAAAGAGTCTTGACAGAGCAGCCTTCAATTTGCGGAGGCGTTCGGCATCGAGCCTTTTGACAACCTCAGGATTGCTTACCACAGCACGTTCTGCTCGTTCTTCAAACCATTTGACTGCAAATTTATCCGTGGCAACAAGAAACCCTCTGCAAACATCCTCCATCTTCACTTTGGCGCTTTCAATCTCAGTCTCCAGGTCGCTAATCTGCGTATCAAAGTCAGGAATTTCCATGGCTTTACCTCCCTCTTTGGCTTAATAAAGGCATAAGACTGCTTCGGGGCATTCCATACCGTCACAACTCAGCAGATTCTATCACCTGTTGTCAAACCTTTCCAGTGCATTCAGAAAGCAGGATGGAACTTTTCCCACCCCAATTTCGTCATTATAAACAAAAGGGTTAATCAGCAAGATCAACGGAGGTCAACAAAAATGAGGTGGAATAGCTTCAGGAAACTCCTTTCCATAGGCTTGTTCGCTGCTATGGTAATAGCTCTGGCAGTTGGCCTGACCCAATCAGGGAAAAGCCAAGTCGAGGGAAAGCTGCAACAATTTTCCTTCTATGATGAGTTGAGGGATTTTGTAAAGACCACGCCGTCCTATCCCTATTACTACAATGATGAAGGGCGTGGTTTACTAGGTATTACCCAATGGGGCTCCGAAAAGGCAACCTCTCTAGATAGCGTCCCAGATTATTCCCAGACAAACATCCAGGTTGAGGGGGTTGATGAAGCGGACATCATAAAAACCGACGGAGAATACATCTACCTGATTACTGACAACAGTCTTATCATCGTGAAGGCCTATCCCTCTGAAGACGCCCGTATTCTCTCTGAAACAGAACTGAAGGGAAGCATTAAGGGAATATTCATAAACGGTGACAGGCTGGCTGTGTTCGAAGAGGAAGCATTGGATTACCTTGATAAACCAGATTACTCCTACTATGAAAAGACCTCCATCAAAGTCTACGACGTCTCTGATAGAGAAAGTCCTGTCTTGAAGAGGGACGTTGCTGTCGATGGTCTCTATTGGGGCTCAAGAATGATAGGCGACTACATCTATGTGATCGCTACCGGATCGATCAATAGCAGCGACGATGAAGTCAACCTCCCCAGGATTTACTCACCCCAAGGGATTGTCGAAATACCCGCTTCAGAAATATGGCATTCCGACGCTCCAGATTACTCCCACATGTTCACTACTATCATGGCACTGAACATAAAGGAGGATAGCCAGGAGCCTGCATACCAGACGCTCTTGCTCGGAGGCGCCAGCAACCTCTATGTATCCTTGAACAACATTTACATTACCTTTCCGAGTCAGGGGTCGGGAATCAGCAATTTCACTTCTGATCAGAGTCCATATGTCAATAGCCTGGAAAAGACTGCCATCCACAGGATTCATATGGATGACGGCAAGATCAATTACGAGGCCAGCGGCGAGATACCCGGTTGGGTATTGAATCAGTTCTCCATGGACGAGTACCAAGGATACTTCAGAGTGGCCACGACCACGGGACACGCCTGGGGTGGCGAAACAGCAGAAGCAAATCAAGTGTACGTTCTGGATCAGCAACTGGATATCATCGGACAACTGGAGGATCTGGCTCAGGGCGAGCAGATTTATTCAGCCAGGTTCATCGGCAATAGATGCTATCTGGTAACTTTCCAGAAGATTGACCCCCTGTTTGTCATCGATCTGAAAGACCCCTTTGACCCTAAAGTGCTCGGCGAGTTGAAGATAACCGGTTACTCCGACTACCTTCATCCTTACGATGAGAACCATGTAATAGGAATAGGCAAGGAGGCCATAGCTGCAGAAGAAGGAGACTTCGCCTGGTACCAGGGTGTCAAGATATCGCTTTTTGATGTCAGCGATGTTCAGAATCCGAAGGTAGTAGGCCAGTATGAAATCGGCGACAGGGGCACAGATTCACCGGTCTTGCAAGACCACAAAGCCTTCCTGTTTGACAGATCGAAGAACCTGCTGGTGATACCTGTGTCGGTGACTGAGATAGACGCAGCAAAGTATCCCTACGGCGTTCCGCCTTATGCTTACGGAGACTACGTCTGTCAGGGCGCTTACGTCTTCAACATCTCCTTGGAGAAAGGCCTGGAGCTTAAAGGCACGATCACCCACTGCGGTGACGCCAATCCGGTGCAGAGTTGGTATTACTATTCCTCCCCTTGCTCTATCGAAAGATCCCTCTATATAGGCAACATCCTCTATACCATCTCGGACGCCGAAGTAAAACTGAATAGCCTGGGAGATTTGAGTGAGATCAAGGTGGTAGACCTGCCCTGATCACCTGACAGAACGTGCCGGTTGCAGTCCAAAACAGGTCAGACACGCTTGAAGTAATCAGACAAAGCCTTCTCATCCTTAGGGACGAAGGCTTTGTATTTTTGGGCAAATTCTTGTTTCAGCCCCTCTGAGGCAAGAAACGGCACTACGGGATACCCTACAATCTCAAAACACCCCTCATCATCTGCGCTATCACCAAGATAGGCTACCCTGCGTGCATCCAAATGCCTATTCCTGAGCAACTCCTGCAGCAGCCTGGGCTTGTTCCCGTAAATGTTCAACCTGAATTCAACAACTGTATTATTTTCTTCCTTAGGGTCATCGGCTTCACAGAAATCAAAACACTCACGGTAGCCGGAGAATGTCAAAATCCTTTCGATGCCATATCTGTAGCCAGCAGAAAAGATACCAGTGGTCTTTCCTGCCTGGTGAGCCTCCTTGATCGGTTGCAGGATTCTATGGTCGAGTCTGGCCTGAGTCTGTGGCTTGCCGGCATACCTGTCCACCGAATGGCGTATGAAGGAAACCGGCATGCCATTTATTATCTTCTCATTGAAGACCCTGAACATCTCCTTCACAAAATCAAAGCCAGCTTCACGATGACTCTCTCTGTATAGTGACTCCAACTCCATCCTAGCTTTGAGGATACGGGCTATCCTGAGAGGGTGAAGGGGAATAGAGGCCTTGAACAAGTCTGTGGCTATACTCTCCAGTACGGCCTTCTCATCCCGGTACTCGATTATTGTTCCATTCCAATCGCATATTATGGCATCAAGGGGCACAGGCAGTTACCTCTATTTGGGTGAGCTCATACAGAAGGCGACAGGGATTTCGCTGATATTATCGCTGGCAAGATTACGATAATCACCCCTGGGTTTTGACGCCGATAAACCGGGCAACTTCACCGGCCAGGGTGAGGTTATCTTAATACCAGCACCAAAAATTGATGGTCACTGAAGGAGACAAAGACATCCGCCTTCAGTGACCACAACAAATGCCCCACTTCCCCACCAGTCCACAATTGAACTCAGTGGGAAGTCTTTTCAGATTATTTACAGAACTAAACGTATCAGGACAGGCCTTAGCCCTTCCCGATCCTGAAAACCTTGGTCCCGCAGCTCGGGCACGTGCCACTTGTCGCTGGGCGCTTGTTCTTCAAAGTGACCTGCTTTGCACCCTTGATCTCTACCTTCTTGCGGCACTTTACGCAGTAAGCCTGTGGCATTGCTATTCCTCCTCCTTCAAAATCTTCTCTCGTGTCCCACCAGCATTTTTGTGCTTGTTAGGTACACTGTGGGAATGATATGCACATGAAAGGGCAAATGTCAAGAGTAATGCAACTCAAAATTGAGACTTCACAGAAGAGAATCAGCAAAGACCAACAGCCTTCTCCAGGCATTAGTCTTTGAATGTTGCCATTTGCGCCATGTATTTCGTTCGCAGTTGCCTGAAGAATTCACTGTAAGTCTTGCTACGGTAGTCAGGATAGGTCCATGGGAGTGTCTGATATTGCTCCCCATGAAAGATCAGGGTGACTTCCCCGTATATACCACTGCCCAAATAGAGACGATGTGAGTAGTCTTTTGTAGTGGCCAAAACCACCTTGGCGGCCGTGATATAGCCCGGGTCAAGATTCACCAGACGTCTTCCGCCTTCAGCCAGGACTCCCTCCAGGTTATTAGTGAACAGCTTTATCTCTATAAGTCTCTCAGGAGTCACCAGAGCGCCAAACGCCAGGAAAAGCCTTTTTAGTTCAGGCCCCATCTCTGCCTCGTAGTAATTCGTATAATTGAAATCCCATACCTGACTCTGGATATCAATGGGCCCCAACTTCTCTTGAAGCAAATCGCTTACCCGCGGCAAAAGGGATAGCCGGGATATCAGAAGGCCAACAAAAGCTTTAACCGGCTGGGGCTCCCTGGTCTTACCCATGAGTCTCCTATTGTTGCAGTTCTACAGTACCCTTTGATCCACTGCAGGCTTTCACGCAAAGCCCACAAATGTATTGTCCAATGCGCCTGGTCTTGCTGAATTCCTTCAGCTTCTGGTAACAGGCCAAGGAGTCGAATTCACTTGGCTCCTCCTTTATTGCTTTCGCCGGGCAGGCAGACAGACAGCGGTAACAGGAGCCGCAATCCGTTCGCACCGGATGCCCAGTCTCAAGTGGAAAGTCAGTAAGGATCGTAGTTAAACGAACCTGAGAGCCCAATTTTTGGGTGACCAAGAGATTGTTTCTGCCATGCCATCCCAAGCCAGCCAGATGGGCCACTTCCTTATGAGACAAATGGCCAGTCATCTTCTCCCAATCAACGACCTGTGAGGCAGCAATGGGCAAGGCAGCATAGCCTCTTCTTTCGATCTCCTGAGCAATTCTTAGGGCTGCCCGGTCCAATTGAGAGTTGAGCTGCCGATAATGATGGTAATACAAGAGATTCGGGCCATCTTCCAGGGTACTTAGCACCGCCTTGGAGACCCGTACAGCCCCTAC
This genomic stretch from Chloroflexota bacterium harbors:
- a CDS encoding beta-propeller domain-containing protein is translated as MRWNSFRKLLSIGLFAAMVIALAVGLTQSGKSQVEGKLQQFSFYDELRDFVKTTPSYPYYYNDEGRGLLGITQWGSEKATSLDSVPDYSQTNIQVEGVDEADIIKTDGEYIYLITDNSLIIVKAYPSEDARILSETELKGSIKGIFINGDRLAVFEEEALDYLDKPDYSYYEKTSIKVYDVSDRESPVLKRDVAVDGLYWGSRMIGDYIYVIATGSINSSDDEVNLPRIYSPQGIVEIPASEIWHSDAPDYSHMFTTIMALNIKEDSQEPAYQTLLLGGASNLYVSLNNIYITFPSQGSGISNFTSDQSPYVNSLEKTAIHRIHMDDGKINYEASGEIPGWVLNQFSMDEYQGYFRVATTTGHAWGGETAEANQVYVLDQQLDIIGQLEDLAQGEQIYSARFIGNRCYLVTFQKIDPLFVIDLKDPFDPKVLGELKITGYSDYLHPYDENHVIGIGKEAIAAEEGDFAWYQGVKISLFDVSDVQNPKVVGQYEIGDRGTDSPVLQDHKAFLFDRSKNLLVIPVSVTEIDAAKYPYGVPPYAYGDYVCQGAYVFNISLEKGLELKGTITHCGDANPVQSWYYYSSPCSIERSLYIGNILYTISDAEVKLNSLGDLSEIKVVDLP
- a CDS encoding HAD family hydrolase; translation: MPLDAIICDWNGTIIEYRDEKAVLESIATDLFKASIPLHPLRIARILKARMELESLYRESHREAGFDFVKEMFRVFNEKIINGMPVSFIRHSVDRYAGKPQTQARLDHRILQPIKEAHQAGKTTGIFSAGYRYGIERILTFSGYRECFDFCEADDPKEENNTVVEFRLNIYGNKPRLLQELLRNRHLDARRVAYLGDSADDEGCFEIVGYPVVPFLASEGLKQEFAQKYKAFVPKDEKALSDYFKRV
- a CDS encoding DUF5679 domain-containing protein, encoding MPQAYCVKCRKKVEIKGAKQVTLKNKRPATSGTCPSCGTKVFRIGKG
- a CDS encoding DUF4416 family protein, with product MGKTREPQPVKAFVGLLISRLSLLPRVSDLLQEKLGPIDIQSQVWDFNYTNYYEAEMGPELKRLFLAFGALVTPERLIEIKLFTNNLEGVLAEGGRRLVNLDPGYITAAKVVLATTKDYSHRLYLGSGIYGEVTLIFHGEQYQTLPWTYPDYRSKTYSEFFRQLRTKYMAQMATFKD